One part of the Candidatus Kapaibacterium sp. genome encodes these proteins:
- a CDS encoding ABC transporter permease, whose translation MQLLSYIGRKFLVALGILWGVVTVTFFLNFVLPGDPARLLAGQRADAATIAAIRQQLGLDQPLPMQYVRFLSRVIQGDLGRSYVTNRPVLETIVERFPATALLTVSSMAIATLVGIALGLVAALRPNTWLDAALMATALVGISVPSFVAGLVLLVLFGVMLEWLPLAGYVDQGWEHLVLPMITLALRPLSIIARMTRSSMLEVLAQDYIRTAYAKGVPRIWVVLRHALRNALNPVVTTVSAWVAGLLAGAFFVEYIFNWPGIGTVAISAIEKLDYPLIQGTVLFTAAVFVVVNFVVDVLYAVLDPRVQLR comes from the coding sequence TACATTGGCCGGAAGTTCTTGGTGGCACTCGGCATCCTCTGGGGAGTGGTGACGGTCACTTTCTTCCTCAACTTCGTGCTTCCGGGGGATCCAGCTCGGCTCCTGGCGGGGCAGCGGGCGGATGCGGCGACCATTGCTGCTATTCGGCAACAGCTCGGGCTGGATCAACCGCTACCGATGCAGTACGTCCGCTTCCTGAGCCGAGTCATTCAAGGAGACTTGGGACGCTCGTACGTGACGAATCGCCCTGTGCTGGAGACCATTGTGGAGCGCTTTCCAGCGACGGCGCTGCTGACGGTGAGTTCGATGGCGATTGCGACGTTGGTGGGAATTGCTCTTGGGCTTGTGGCTGCACTGCGTCCCAATACTTGGCTAGATGCCGCACTAATGGCGACAGCGCTCGTTGGAATCTCAGTGCCTTCGTTCGTAGCAGGGCTGGTGTTGCTGGTACTCTTTGGGGTCATGTTGGAGTGGCTTCCGCTGGCTGGCTACGTGGACCAGGGCTGGGAACACCTGGTGCTACCGATGATTACGTTAGCACTGCGCCCCCTCTCGATCATTGCTCGGATGACGCGCTCTAGCATGCTAGAGGTGCTTGCCCAAGACTACATCCGGACAGCGTACGCAAAGGGGGTACCGCGGATATGGGTCGTCCTACGGCATGCGCTGCGGAACGCTCTCAATCCTGTGGTGACCACTGTCAGCGCGTGGGTGGCCGGATTGCTAGCAGGGGCTTTCTTCGTAGAGTACATCTTCAACTGGCCCGGCATTGGCACTGTTGCCATCAGTGCAATTGAGAAGCTCGACTACCCACTCATTCAGGGGACGGTGCTCTTCACGGCAGCGGTGTTCGTTGTCGTCAACTTCGTCGTGGACGTACTCTATGCCGTTCTGGACCCAAGAGTCCAGCTCCGCTGA
- a CDS encoding ABC transporter permease, with the protein MPFWTQESSSADRGHAPAWLVWKRFWRHRSGVIGALIVAVLVVTAIGADWIAPMDPTVQVLEYSLQPPMFRGSLIALRNPADPDRPRLVPVRWWQSVGDSVIYEDFASQRRAVARLELAGQSPDEWYRQPLYVLGTDRYGRDVLSRIVYGARVSLLVGILSQVIAVVIGAALGALAGYFRGWVDTAIMWLLNVVWAYPTLLLAIAFSVVLGHGMEQAAIAIGVSSWVDIARIVRGQFLALREQEYVVAAQALGFSAGRIILRHLLPNVVGPLTVVVTAGLATAIVAEAGLSFLGLGVQPPTPSWGQMVRDGYGYIAAGIAWGLALYPSLAIALAVLGFNLVGDALRDVIDPQMRR; encoded by the coding sequence ATGCCGTTCTGGACCCAAGAGTCCAGCTCCGCTGATCGAGGGCACGCGCCGGCATGGCTGGTATGGAAGCGCTTCTGGCGTCATCGCAGCGGCGTCATCGGTGCGCTAATTGTCGCGGTACTGGTCGTAACAGCCATTGGGGCGGACTGGATAGCGCCGATGGATCCTACCGTCCAGGTGCTGGAGTACTCGCTGCAGCCTCCGATGTTTCGGGGCAGCCTCATAGCGCTGCGGAATCCTGCGGACCCGGATCGCCCGCGCCTGGTTCCGGTGCGGTGGTGGCAGTCAGTGGGTGACAGCGTCATTTACGAGGATTTCGCAAGCCAGCGCCGGGCAGTGGCCCGGTTGGAATTGGCTGGCCAGAGTCCCGACGAGTGGTATCGCCAGCCGCTCTACGTGTTGGGGACAGACCGCTATGGGCGTGATGTCTTGAGCCGGATCGTGTACGGGGCCCGCGTCAGCCTGCTGGTGGGTATCCTTTCGCAGGTCATAGCTGTCGTCATTGGGGCGGCGCTTGGGGCCTTGGCAGGTTACTTCCGGGGATGGGTGGATACGGCAATTATGTGGTTGCTCAACGTTGTGTGGGCCTATCCGACGCTGCTGTTGGCGATTGCATTCTCGGTCGTTCTAGGGCATGGTATGGAGCAGGCAGCGATCGCGATTGGGGTTTCCAGTTGGGTGGATATTGCCCGCATCGTCCGCGGCCAGTTCCTGGCACTCCGTGAGCAGGAGTATGTAGTAGCGGCACAGGCGTTGGGATTCTCGGCCGGGCGCATTATCTTGCGTCATCTCCTCCCGAACGTCGTCGGCCCATTAACGGTCGTGGTGACGGCGGGATTGGCCACAGCCATCGTTGCCGAAGCCGGCTTGAGCTTCCTCGGGCTGGGAGTCCAGCCGCCAACACCGTCATGGGGACAGATGGTGCGTGACGGCTACGGTTACATCGCTGCTGGGATCGCCTGGGGACTGGCGCTCTATCCCAGTCTTGCTATCGCTCTGGCAGTGCTAGGCTTCAACTTAGTGGGGGACGCGCTCCGTGACGTCATAGACCCGCAAATGCGTCGCTGA
- the holA gene encoding DNA polymerase III subunit delta, protein MMLEHWEERLRRGPLPPVLLLFGEEELLLKEAFQELRARLERQDPVGLNVETVEAESITARELVERAQVYPVLAEVRAIFVRQAEHLLGRSESTVAALVDYLRHPQPTTILVFVAETVPESLRGISRQLRNPKQQKRAHQLLQRAPVLWRLLLKEHAWVEFPKLYDREVPSWVAQRARRYGYELSPPALEALVSLVGTDLRELSNELQKLAIVAQSTGASVLEEEHVLQLVGLSRAFSVFELQKALGEGRLQQALQIAQYLVRSQRQELLVIAMLTRYFLMLWKLADLEGTNATSEAIAEALGIHPFFVAEYQAAYRRFGPVGVERALVALHRADVALKTGEAPPEAVISELIMRCVGTLEQHS, encoded by the coding sequence ATGATGCTGGAACACTGGGAAGAGCGGCTTCGCCGTGGTCCTCTGCCGCCAGTCCTCCTCCTCTTCGGCGAGGAGGAGCTGTTACTCAAGGAGGCCTTTCAGGAGTTGCGCGCTCGCTTGGAGCGGCAAGACCCGGTGGGGCTCAACGTGGAGACGGTGGAGGCAGAGTCCATCACAGCTCGGGAGCTGGTAGAGCGGGCACAAGTCTACCCGGTGTTAGCCGAAGTCCGGGCAATCTTCGTTCGGCAGGCCGAGCACCTCTTGGGGCGCTCGGAAAGCACCGTGGCAGCCCTGGTAGACTACCTTCGGCACCCGCAGCCGACGACTATCCTGGTGTTTGTTGCAGAGACAGTGCCGGAATCGCTTCGAGGCATTAGCCGCCAGCTACGCAATCCGAAGCAGCAGAAGCGGGCCCATCAGCTCCTACAGCGGGCCCCAGTACTCTGGCGGCTACTGCTCAAGGAACATGCGTGGGTAGAGTTCCCGAAGCTCTATGACCGCGAGGTCCCCTCGTGGGTTGCCCAGCGGGCGCGTCGCTACGGCTATGAGCTATCCCCGCCGGCACTGGAGGCGCTCGTCAGTCTCGTGGGGACGGATCTACGCGAGCTGTCGAACGAGCTACAGAAGTTGGCCATCGTCGCGCAGAGCACAGGGGCCTCTGTGCTAGAGGAGGAGCATGTCCTCCAGCTGGTAGGGCTATCGCGTGCTTTCTCTGTCTTCGAGCTCCAGAAGGCGCTGGGAGAGGGGCGACTACAGCAAGCGCTCCAGATTGCGCAATACCTTGTTCGCTCCCAGCGTCAAGAGCTGCTAGTCATTGCGATGTTGACGCGATACTTCCTGATGCTCTGGAAGCTTGCCGACCTGGAGGGGACGAACGCTACCTCTGAAGCCATTGCAGAAGCTCTGGGTATCCATCCCTTCTTCGTCGCTGAGTACCAGGCAGCCTACCGCCGGTTTGGACCCGTAGGGGTTGAGCGTGCTCTCGTCGCTCTCCATCGGGCAGATGTGGCACTCAAGACGGGGGAGGCTCCTCCAGAGGCGGTCATCAGCGAGCTGATTATGCGGTGCGTTGGCACGTTGGAGCAACATTCGTAA
- a CDS encoding proline--tRNA ligase, with product MRQSSAFIPTLRETPTEAQAVSHQLMLRAGLVRQLAAGVYSFLPLGWRVMQKVMRIIREEMDAIGGQEFHFPALNPLEVWEQTGRAETMGEILFHIKNREGLVLAPTHEEVVAFHARQHIQSYRDLPQIWYQIQPKFRNEPRPRFGVLRGRQFTMKDSYSLDATWEGLDISYEKHAQAYRRIFQRCGLRFFVVGASSGAMGGSVSQEFMVESPAGEDICAVCPSCGYAANVEVARSAVEPTPRLPESAPIERFPTPGVRTIDDLIYQHGIPEERCAKALVYIADGKPVMVLLRGNDELNETKLQAAIGAVYLRPATPEELLQYTGASAGSIGPIGLPTPMPIIVDERLRNANGLVSGANQDGYHYRHIDLQRDCRVDRYADLRTVQDGEPCPQCGTPLRIVRAIEVGHIFKLGTKYSEALGATFLDEHGQQRPIIMGSYGIGVERIIAAFIEQHHDERGICWIPAIAPFQVHLISIGADRHEGVARTAEQLYEQLWREGIETLYDDRDETPGVKFNDADLIGLPLQLIVSPRNVEAGTVEVKQRHSGERHYVPVTETIVSVRLLLEQLSEQLTHAPSP from the coding sequence ATGCGACAGAGCAGCGCGTTTATCCCGACGCTTCGTGAGACTCCCACAGAGGCGCAAGCGGTCTCGCATCAACTGATGCTGCGTGCTGGGCTTGTCCGACAATTGGCTGCCGGTGTCTACAGCTTCCTGCCGCTGGGCTGGCGTGTCATGCAGAAAGTCATGCGCATCATCCGAGAGGAGATGGATGCCATTGGCGGACAGGAGTTCCACTTCCCGGCACTCAATCCGCTCGAGGTTTGGGAGCAGACCGGACGGGCTGAGACGATGGGGGAAATTCTCTTCCACATCAAGAACCGCGAAGGACTCGTGCTGGCTCCGACGCATGAAGAAGTAGTGGCCTTCCATGCTCGGCAGCATATCCAGTCGTACCGCGATCTACCGCAGATCTGGTACCAGATTCAGCCCAAGTTCCGCAACGAACCTCGACCACGGTTCGGCGTCCTCCGAGGACGGCAGTTCACGATGAAGGATTCGTACTCCTTGGATGCCACATGGGAGGGACTAGACATCAGTTATGAGAAGCATGCCCAAGCCTACCGGCGTATCTTCCAGCGATGTGGCCTACGCTTCTTCGTCGTGGGGGCATCCAGTGGTGCAATGGGAGGAAGCGTCTCACAGGAGTTCATGGTGGAGTCGCCGGCCGGAGAAGACATCTGTGCTGTCTGTCCCTCGTGTGGCTATGCTGCGAATGTAGAGGTTGCTCGCTCAGCAGTCGAGCCAACTCCACGGCTGCCAGAGAGTGCACCCATAGAGCGGTTCCCAACCCCTGGTGTGCGGACGATCGACGACCTCATCTACCAGCACGGCATTCCAGAGGAGCGCTGTGCCAAGGCGCTCGTCTACATTGCGGATGGAAAGCCGGTGATGGTCCTCCTCCGCGGCAACGATGAACTCAACGAGACGAAGCTCCAGGCTGCCATAGGGGCCGTCTACTTACGACCAGCTACGCCTGAGGAGCTACTCCAGTATACTGGTGCATCCGCTGGCTCGATAGGCCCGATAGGGCTCCCAACGCCGATGCCGATCATCGTTGATGAACGCCTGCGGAACGCAAATGGACTTGTCAGCGGCGCAAACCAAGATGGATACCACTACCGCCATATCGACCTCCAGCGGGATTGCCGCGTTGACCGCTATGCTGACCTCCGGACCGTGCAGGATGGGGAGCCGTGTCCTCAGTGTGGCACTCCGCTGCGTATCGTGCGTGCCATCGAAGTTGGGCATATCTTCAAGCTCGGTACGAAGTACTCCGAAGCCCTGGGAGCTACCTTCCTGGATGAGCATGGCCAGCAGCGCCCTATCATCATGGGCAGCTACGGGATCGGCGTGGAGAGGATTATCGCTGCCTTCATCGAGCAGCACCACGACGAGCGTGGTATCTGCTGGATTCCCGCGATTGCCCCCTTCCAGGTTCACCTCATCAGCATAGGAGCCGACCGCCACGAGGGGGTTGCTCGGACAGCAGAGCAGCTCTACGAGCAGCTATGGCGCGAAGGAATTGAGACCTTGTACGACGACCGGGACGAGACACCGGGGGTAAAGTTCAACGATGCGGACCTCATCGGGCTTCCGTTGCAGCTCATCGTTAGCCCGCGGAACGTAGAAGCAGGGACCGTAGAAGTGAAGCAACGCCACTCTGGGGAGCGCCATTATGTCCCGGTGACGGAGACTATAGTCTCTGTGCGGCTCCTGCTAGAGCAGCTGTCCGAACAGCTAACGCATGCCCCATCTCCATGA
- a CDS encoding PHP domain-containing protein, whose product MIVADLHVHSVYSDGVLRPEELVRQAAARGLQWLAITDHDTVAGYEEAFRAGQRFGVTVLAALEVSCYELGQELHVLGYGVQPDDIRLHQHAQQAQERRLRRMERMLRRCRHLGLHVTLEDVADCAPGQMLGRPHLAAALVRRGYCETVREAFARYLEAGRPAYEPPEEFPVVRALGLIHAAGGIAVIAHPHRTFRSPRLLLSLLRKGFDGMEVYHPAHGAVLQGYYATLARCHHLLATGGSDYHGTRPYDEANFGTVGLSAEGMSAIVGRLALRDVA is encoded by the coding sequence ATGATCGTTGCCGACCTGCACGTGCACTCTGTCTACTCCGACGGGGTCTTACGGCCTGAAGAGCTAGTCCGGCAAGCGGCTGCTCGCGGACTGCAGTGGCTCGCTATCACCGACCATGATACAGTAGCCGGCTACGAGGAGGCCTTCCGCGCAGGACAGCGCTTTGGGGTTACGGTGTTGGCAGCGTTGGAGGTTAGCTGCTACGAACTTGGACAGGAGCTCCACGTGCTTGGCTACGGCGTCCAGCCTGACGACATACGGCTTCACCAGCATGCTCAGCAAGCACAGGAACGGCGGCTGCGCCGCATGGAGCGGATGCTAAGGCGTTGCCGGCATCTTGGGCTACATGTAACCCTGGAGGATGTTGCAGACTGCGCCCCTGGGCAGATGCTGGGGCGCCCTCATTTGGCAGCAGCGCTGGTCCGGCGGGGCTACTGCGAAACGGTGCGCGAAGCGTTTGCCCGCTACTTAGAGGCTGGAAGGCCGGCTTATGAGCCTCCAGAAGAGTTCCCCGTTGTGCGAGCTCTGGGACTCATCCACGCGGCCGGCGGGATTGCGGTCATAGCTCATCCCCATCGGACGTTCCGGTCACCACGCCTTTTGCTGAGCTTACTCCGGAAGGGCTTCGACGGAATGGAGGTCTACCATCCTGCCCACGGAGCGGTACTACAGGGCTACTACGCTACCCTTGCTCGCTGCCACCATCTTCTGGCCACGGGGGGTTCAGATTACCACGGGACTCGCCCCTATGACGAGGCGAACTTTGGAACGGTAGGGCTCTCAGCGGAGGGGATGAGCGCCATAGTAGGACGACTGGCTCTGCGAGATGTGGCGTAA
- a CDS encoding phosphatase PAP2 family protein, which yields MWRKLWLLGCWALVQAQELPSAADVLRGAEAALREPPVMWGIVVVPALLAVDRAVAEVYSPLCGRGLLWQVAHLYGERWMPLAVAAGAYGIGWLLDNQQLQRVGITVAGSAVVAGIVTATFKVAVGRARPEVNAGAFAFSPGSFDDRYQSFPSGHAAIGFATTTALVATLKPSLVVRVAAYGLAGLMAISRLYGGRHWLSDVVAGASVGYAAARAVALAVDGRQAAGLEVLPLAGRGVGIACYFPLLRPEQHR from the coding sequence ATGTGGCGTAAGCTGTGGCTGCTTGGCTGCTGGGCACTCGTCCAGGCTCAGGAGCTCCCGTCCGCTGCCGATGTACTGCGGGGTGCAGAGGCTGCCTTGCGGGAGCCGCCTGTGATGTGGGGCATCGTAGTGGTGCCAGCTCTGCTAGCGGTAGATCGTGCTGTTGCCGAGGTCTACTCCCCTCTATGCGGCAGAGGACTCCTCTGGCAGGTGGCACACCTCTATGGCGAACGCTGGATGCCGCTGGCGGTTGCTGCTGGAGCTTACGGAATCGGCTGGCTACTAGACAATCAGCAACTCCAGCGAGTAGGCATAACCGTAGCTGGGTCAGCGGTAGTGGCTGGAATCGTCACAGCTACCTTCAAGGTTGCTGTAGGGCGAGCTCGTCCCGAGGTCAACGCTGGGGCATTCGCGTTCTCCCCAGGGTCATTCGATGACCGTTACCAGAGCTTTCCGTCGGGCCACGCCGCCATAGGTTTTGCAACGACAACGGCACTCGTGGCAACGTTGAAGCCATCGCTTGTCGTGCGGGTTGCTGCCTACGGTCTCGCTGGACTGATGGCGATCTCGCGGCTGTACGGGGGTCGTCACTGGCTCTCCGACGTCGTTGCTGGAGCTTCCGTCGGGTATGCAGCAGCCCGGGCTGTGGCCTTAGCTGTAGATGGGAGACAGGCAGCGGGCTTGGAGGTTCTGCCCTTGGCTGGAAGGGGGGTGGGTATTGCCTGCTACTTCCCACTCCTTAGGCCCGAGCAGCACCGGTGA
- a CDS encoding HNH endonuclease, giving the protein MPSAYNPLTKKVLVLNRGYEPVSICSVKKAVLLLVLAKAEIVEVRPGLVLRSVTASYPLPSVIRLMTYVRVPHKHVELSRRNIMRRDGFRCQYCGTTEAELTIDHVIPRSRGGTDTWENLVCACIRCNNLKGDRTPEEAGMRLLRPPRRPHPILFLKQFVGKLEEEWRPYLFMD; this is encoded by the coding sequence GTGCCGTCAGCGTACAACCCGCTGACGAAGAAAGTCCTTGTCCTCAACCGAGGCTACGAGCCTGTCAGTATCTGCTCGGTCAAAAAGGCAGTCCTCTTGCTGGTCCTGGCGAAGGCAGAAATCGTAGAAGTACGCCCCGGCCTCGTACTCCGGAGCGTAACGGCTTCCTATCCCTTGCCGAGTGTTATCCGGCTGATGACCTACGTCCGTGTACCCCACAAGCATGTTGAACTGTCCCGCCGCAACATCATGCGGAGGGACGGATTCCGGTGCCAATACTGCGGAACCACGGAGGCTGAACTGACCATAGACCACGTCATCCCGCGCTCGCGCGGTGGCACCGACACGTGGGAGAACCTCGTGTGTGCTTGCATCCGCTGCAACAACCTCAAAGGGGATCGCACACCGGAGGAGGCGGGTATGCGGCTCCTACGCCCTCCGCGGCGCCCGCACCCGATCCTCTTCCTCAAGCAGTTCGTCGGGAAGCTGGAAGAAGAGTGGCGTCCCTACCTCTTCATGGACTAA
- the carA gene encoding glutamine-hydrolyzing carbamoyl-phosphate synthase small subunit, translated as MQVRAFLVLENGAVFEGSAFGAVDREAAGEVVFNTAMSGYEEILTDPSYCGQIVTFTYPHIGNYGITLEDWESGRVQVEGIVVHECSRTYSNWRARLGLAEYLEQQGVIGLQGIDTRMLVRMIRDKGALRGIISAQGTPEELLERVRAIPLMEGLDLTDHVTTLSPYWLEPSGSGTAPVVVLVDYGVKHTIIRSLLQRGCRVCVVPARTPAEAILEMEPAGVVLSNGPGDPAAISYALPQLRKLVSSRVPILGICLGHQLLGLAFGARTYKLKFGHHGANHPVRNLRTGAVEITSQNHGFAVDPTTLPPAIEVTHINLNDGTLEGMRHRELPIMAVQYHPEAAPGPHDARYVFDEFVAWVRAGQAVEPQEVPCGG; from the coding sequence ATGCAAGTGCGGGCATTCCTAGTGTTAGAGAACGGTGCCGTCTTTGAGGGCTCTGCATTTGGAGCTGTTGACCGGGAGGCTGCGGGTGAGGTCGTCTTCAACACGGCTATGAGCGGGTATGAGGAGATCCTCACCGATCCCAGCTATTGCGGTCAGATTGTCACCTTCACGTACCCGCACATCGGCAACTACGGCATCACGTTAGAGGATTGGGAGTCGGGCCGAGTCCAGGTGGAAGGTATCGTCGTGCATGAATGTTCCCGCACCTACTCTAACTGGCGCGCTCGGCTTGGGCTAGCGGAGTACTTGGAGCAACAGGGCGTGATTGGCCTACAGGGAATTGATACCCGAATGCTAGTGCGGATGATTCGCGACAAGGGTGCACTCCGTGGGATTATCTCCGCTCAGGGGACGCCAGAGGAGCTGTTGGAGCGTGTACGAGCCATCCCATTGATGGAAGGGCTAGACCTGACCGACCACGTGACGACGCTATCTCCGTACTGGTTGGAGCCGTCGGGGTCGGGGACAGCACCAGTTGTGGTTTTGGTTGACTACGGTGTCAAGCACACCATCATTCGTAGCCTCTTGCAGCGGGGATGCCGAGTCTGCGTCGTCCCTGCCCGGACCCCTGCAGAAGCGATCTTGGAAATGGAGCCTGCTGGGGTTGTGCTCTCAAATGGTCCGGGGGATCCAGCAGCGATCAGCTATGCCCTGCCACAGCTACGAAAGTTGGTCAGCTCGAGGGTTCCGATCTTGGGAATCTGCTTGGGGCATCAGCTACTGGGATTGGCCTTCGGTGCACGAACGTACAAGTTGAAGTTTGGGCACCACGGAGCCAACCATCCTGTGCGGAACTTACGGACAGGGGCAGTGGAGATTACTTCGCAGAACCACGGCTTTGCTGTGGATCCGACAACGCTCCCGCCAGCCATAGAGGTGACCCACATCAATCTCAACGACGGCACTTTGGAGGGTATGCGTCATCGAGAACTGCCAATCATGGCGGTGCAGTACCACCCTGAAGCTGCCCCTGGACCACACGATGCACGCTACGTCTTCGATGAATTCGTTGCGTGGGTACGGGCTGGCCAGGCTGTGGAACCTCAAGAAGTGCCCTGCGGAGGCTGA
- the secE gene encoding preprotein translocase subunit SecE, whose amino-acid sequence MIAKVKAFGQEVVREMQRVSWPTREQLRESTVVVVVTCLLLAAFTWIVDTVVTAVLRFIF is encoded by the coding sequence ATGATAGCAAAGGTCAAAGCCTTCGGGCAGGAAGTTGTCCGGGAGATGCAGAGGGTCAGCTGGCCCACGCGGGAGCAGCTGCGAGAGTCGACAGTTGTGGTCGTCGTAACCTGCCTACTGTTGGCCGCTTTCACGTGGATTGTTGATACGGTCGTCACGGCTGTGCTCAGGTTTATTTTCTGA
- the nusG gene encoding transcription termination/antitermination protein NusG encodes MAMPLAARQVPEEKEPTFRWYALYTASGQENRVKQRLEYELQFHGLQHRVRSIVVPEETVFEIRSGKRRTRKRSFLPGYILVEAAMDRKLQQLIEGVTGVVGFAGTRTQPVPLRAEEVERVLSRLEERKQTATIETQFSVGDPVRIIDGPFANFVGVVTEVNLERQKLKVEVGILGRKTPVELDIGQVELAVQAPGV; translated from the coding sequence ATGGCCATGCCTTTGGCTGCCCGTCAGGTTCCGGAGGAGAAAGAGCCCACCTTTCGGTGGTACGCTCTCTATACAGCCAGTGGCCAGGAGAATCGCGTCAAGCAGCGTCTCGAGTACGAACTGCAGTTCCATGGTCTGCAGCACCGGGTGAGGAGTATTGTGGTCCCCGAAGAGACCGTCTTCGAAATCCGCTCTGGTAAGCGGCGAACTCGGAAGCGGAGCTTCCTCCCGGGCTACATCCTCGTAGAGGCGGCGATGGATCGCAAGCTCCAGCAGCTCATCGAGGGTGTCACGGGTGTTGTAGGGTTTGCTGGTACTCGGACGCAGCCTGTGCCATTGCGTGCGGAAGAGGTGGAGCGGGTATTGTCACGTCTGGAGGAACGGAAGCAGACGGCGACGATAGAGACGCAGTTCAGCGTTGGCGATCCTGTTCGAATCATTGATGGACCGTTCGCAAACTTCGTTGGGGTAGTGACTGAAGTCAACCTGGAGCGACAGAAGCTCAAGGTAGAAGTTGGCATTTTAGGCCGTAAGACTCCGGTGGAGCTGGACATCGGCCAGGTGGAGTTGGCAGTCCAGGCACCAGGGGTGTAG
- the rplK gene encoding 50S ribosomal protein L11, whose translation MARKVIGTFKLLLKAGEATMAPPVGPAFGQRGLNGMEFVKQFNARTAKMAGTLVPVVVTYYSDKSFTFVVKSPPASVLLMKAAGIEKGSSEPNKVKVGKVTRAQLEEIARQKMEDLNCDSLESAVRMLEGTARSMGIVVEG comes from the coding sequence ATGGCACGAAAGGTCATCGGTACCTTCAAGCTCCTGTTGAAGGCCGGTGAGGCCACGATGGCGCCCCCGGTGGGTCCTGCCTTCGGCCAGCGCGGACTCAATGGTATGGAGTTCGTCAAGCAGTTCAACGCGCGGACGGCCAAGATGGCGGGGACCCTGGTGCCGGTAGTGGTAACGTACTACTCTGACAAGAGCTTTACCTTCGTGGTGAAGTCACCGCCTGCTTCGGTGCTGCTGATGAAGGCGGCAGGGATAGAGAAGGGCTCTTCAGAGCCTAACAAGGTCAAGGTGGGGAAGGTCACCCGTGCGCAGCTGGAGGAGATTGCCCGTCAGAAGATGGAGGACCTCAACTGCGATAGCCTGGAGAGTGCTGTCCGGATGCTAGAAGGGACAGCGCGGAGCATGGGGATTGTCGTGGAAGGGTAA
- the rplA gene encoding 50S ribosomal protein L1 — MKKRSKRYRAAVEKLQGLLGQESAVPVEKAVAAIKQVATAKFDETIELAVRLGVDPRKADQMVRGAVVLPHGTGKTVRVLVLAKPPKDQEALQAGADYAGLQEYIQKIQSGWLEFDVAIATPDVMGEVGKLGRILGPRGLMPNPKSGTVTFDVAAAVREAKAGRVEYRVDKGGNIHIAVGKASFPENKLVDNIRAVVESLLRAKPPAAKGKYIRSIYLTSTMGPSIPVSEQSVVKARES, encoded by the coding sequence ATGAAGAAGCGAAGCAAACGTTATCGTGCAGCGGTGGAGAAGTTGCAGGGCTTGCTTGGACAAGAGAGTGCAGTCCCTGTGGAGAAGGCTGTTGCAGCCATCAAGCAGGTAGCAACAGCGAAGTTTGATGAAACAATAGAGCTAGCCGTCCGCCTGGGGGTTGACCCACGGAAGGCGGATCAGATGGTGCGCGGTGCAGTTGTGCTCCCCCATGGAACGGGGAAGACGGTACGGGTGCTCGTCCTTGCCAAGCCACCCAAGGACCAGGAAGCCCTCCAAGCAGGTGCGGACTATGCAGGGTTGCAGGAGTACATCCAGAAAATCCAGAGTGGCTGGCTAGAGTTCGATGTGGCGATCGCAACCCCCGACGTTATGGGAGAGGTTGGTAAGCTCGGTCGTATCTTGGGCCCACGTGGGCTAATGCCGAATCCGAAGAGTGGGACAGTGACATTTGATGTGGCGGCTGCCGTCCGTGAGGCTAAGGCAGGGCGGGTGGAGTATAGAGTCGACAAGGGGGGTAACATTCATATAGCCGTTGGCAAGGCTTCATTCCCAGAAAACAAGCTGGTGGATAATATCCGAGCGGTTGTCGAGAGTCTCCTGCGAGCCAAACCTCCAGCTGCAAAGGGGAAGTACATTCGAAGTATCTACCTGACATCTACGATGGGCCCTAGTATCCCGGTGAGCGAGCAGTCTGTCGTCAAGGCACGGGAGTCCTGA